The following are encoded together in the Parabacteroides chongii genome:
- a CDS encoding MmcQ/YjbR family DNA-binding protein, translated as MNIEEAREYCLSLKNVTECFPFDDVSLVFKVENKMFALLPLDAEEPYVALKCSTDYTEELRDRYNAVEPAYHFNKKYWNGVFLERDMPDDEIRYWIQHSYREVIAKLPKKIREMYNE; from the coding sequence ATGAATATAGAAGAAGCCCGCGAATATTGCTTGTCGTTGAAGAACGTGACGGAATGTTTTCCGTTTGACGATGTCTCTTTAGTCTTTAAAGTCGAAAATAAGATGTTTGCCCTTCTGCCGCTGGATGCCGAAGAGCCTTATGTCGCTTTGAAATGCAGTACGGATTATACGGAAGAGCTGCGCGACCGCTATAATGCGGTTGAACCGGCTTACCATTTCAATAAGAAGTATTGGAACGGTGTCTTTTTGGAACGGGACATGCCCGACGATGAGATACGTTACTGGATTCAGCATTCCTACCGCGAAGTGATAGCCAAGCTGCCGAAGAAAATAAGGGAGATGTACAATGAGTGA
- a CDS encoding sensor histidine kinase — MKRLFFIVYLILLTSRSLYALPHDKDDYILVVHSINFSEVWTQGIYEAINNTFAEESISVKGEELSIPAMRDTTDVNKKVELLRKKYPVPPKVIVCIGDPAWLVCQPLFDKEWKNVSTIICHSQELIPTQIEYLLDRDLQTIQHMAYTEDQMKSYNATRLVQPLYIKETIETIKKLQPELNRIVFIRDNRYISLYTQKELSKTMQADFPDLKLEILSTPALSTENLLDSLSLCGKETGIIYYSWFIFKNTHENHYLIDNVQKMTNSFSQPPVYILADLNIETGNFAGGHYISENDFSKSVIATVRLILEGTEARNILTHIGGTAHTHLNYQHLLSHSIEPSHFPINAIYYQQPPTFFQKYKIHLFSGFAIICLLITIAVLRFRLYFQKLKREEERREKEKAEEANRLKSAFLANMSHEIRTPLNAIVGFSNLIAHSESPEDTAEFCQIIETNNELLLQLINDILDLSKIEADQLEFTFTNIDVSALLATLAQTFKSRTKQGVILEYSIPEQPCFIYSEKTRLTQVITNFLTNACKFTMEGSIKMGYEETTDGLRFYVTDTGKGISDENIPHVFERFAKFDNFIQGTGLGLSICMTIVKRLNGEIGVESKEGKGSTFWFTIPCEVHHENTVTSESVQ; from the coding sequence ATGAAAAGACTTTTTTTCATAGTATACCTGATACTATTAACCAGTCGTTCATTGTATGCCTTGCCACACGATAAAGACGATTATATCCTAGTAGTACACTCCATAAACTTCAGCGAAGTATGGACACAAGGTATTTATGAGGCGATCAATAACACTTTCGCCGAAGAGAGCATATCCGTAAAAGGGGAAGAACTCTCTATCCCTGCCATGAGAGACACGACAGACGTAAATAAGAAGGTTGAATTATTACGAAAGAAATACCCTGTCCCTCCTAAAGTGATCGTTTGTATAGGGGACCCGGCGTGGCTGGTTTGTCAACCTCTTTTCGATAAAGAATGGAAAAACGTTTCTACTATCATCTGCCATTCACAAGAGCTGATCCCGACACAAATAGAATATCTGCTGGACAGGGACCTGCAGACCATCCAGCACATGGCTTATACAGAAGATCAGATGAAAAGCTATAATGCAACCAGGTTAGTCCAGCCTCTATACATAAAAGAGACCATTGAAACAATTAAGAAACTGCAGCCCGAGTTGAATCGAATAGTCTTTATCAGGGACAACCGGTATATCAGTTTATACACCCAGAAAGAGCTCTCAAAGACAATGCAGGCAGACTTTCCTGATCTGAAACTGGAAATACTTTCCACCCCGGCTCTTTCTACCGAAAATCTACTGGATAGCCTGAGCCTTTGCGGAAAAGAAACTGGAATTATCTATTACTCCTGGTTCATATTCAAAAACACGCATGAAAACCATTATCTAATAGACAACGTACAAAAGATGACCAACAGCTTCTCCCAACCGCCGGTATATATTTTAGCAGACCTGAATATCGAAACCGGAAACTTTGCGGGCGGACATTACATCTCAGAAAATGACTTCAGCAAGTCCGTTATTGCTACTGTCCGGTTGATATTGGAGGGGACAGAGGCACGAAACATCTTAACCCATATCGGAGGAACAGCTCATACACATCTGAACTATCAGCATTTGTTGAGCCACAGCATCGAACCATCCCATTTTCCGATCAATGCTATTTACTACCAGCAGCCGCCTACCTTTTTCCAAAAATACAAGATACATCTATTCAGCGGATTTGCCATCATCTGCCTGCTGATAACAATTGCCGTACTGCGTTTCCGCCTCTATTTCCAAAAACTGAAACGGGAGGAAGAACGACGGGAAAAAGAAAAAGCAGAAGAAGCCAACCGTCTTAAATCTGCTTTCCTGGCTAATATGAGCCACGAAATACGCACTCCGCTCAACGCAATCGTAGGCTTTTCCAACCTGATCGCCCATTCGGAAAGTCCGGAAGATACTGCCGAATTTTGCCAGATCATAGAAACCAACAACGAGCTATTGCTACAATTGATCAACGATATACTGGATTTATCAAAGATAGAAGCCGACCAACTGGAATTCACCTTTACCAATATCGATGTATCGGCGCTGCTTGCCACACTGGCACAAACTTTCAAGAGCCGAACCAAACAAGGGGTTATACTGGAATATTCCATCCCGGAACAACCTTGCTTCATCTACTCGGAAAAGACCCGTTTAACACAAGTCATAACCAACTTCCTGACCAATGCCTGCAAATTCACCATGGAAGGAAGTATCAAAATGGGATACGAAGAGACAACAGACGGACTGCGCTTTTATGTTACCGACACGGGAAAGGGCATCTCCGATGAAAATATCCCGCACGTATTCGAGCGGTTTGCCAAATTCGACAATTTTATTCAGGGAACAGGATTGGGATTATCTATCTGTATGACGATTGTAAAACGCCTGAACGGAGAGATCGGCGTGGAATCGAAAGAGGGGAAAGGAAGTACTTTCTGGTT
- a CDS encoding biotin--[acetyl-CoA-carboxylase] ligase: MSDENEIPRMIRLEETTSTNNYLRGLVGKEPLPEGSVVVTNFQTAGRGQVGNTWESEGGKNLMFSIILYPDFLPANRQFLISQITALSVKETLDEYVDDVTVKWPNDIYWRDRKICGMLIENDLSGRELYCSVLGIGININQREFLSDAPNPVSLTQITGLEYDREEILNKFRKRLYERYVDLIREKEDDIRNDYRIALYRGSGFHPYRDENGLFEACIKGVELTGHLILELRDGELRRYAFKEVTMVHTDADLNL; encoded by the coding sequence ATGAGTGACGAAAATGAAATACCGCGGATGATCCGTTTGGAGGAGACTACCTCTACCAATAATTATCTTCGGGGACTGGTCGGAAAAGAGCCGTTGCCGGAAGGTAGTGTCGTTGTTACCAACTTTCAGACTGCCGGGCGTGGCCAGGTCGGTAATACCTGGGAGTCGGAGGGCGGAAAGAACTTGATGTTCAGTATCATTCTTTATCCGGACTTTCTGCCGGCAAACCGTCAGTTTCTGATCTCTCAGATAACGGCGCTGAGTGTAAAGGAAACGCTCGATGAATATGTAGACGATGTGACGGTGAAATGGCCGAACGATATTTACTGGCGTGACCGGAAGATATGCGGTATGCTGATTGAGAATGACCTTTCCGGTCGTGAGCTGTATTGCTCCGTGCTCGGTATCGGTATCAATATCAACCAGCGGGAGTTCCTGAGCGATGCTCCGAATCCGGTGTCGCTGACACAGATAACGGGACTGGAATATGACCGGGAGGAAATCCTGAACAAGTTCCGGAAACGTCTTTATGAACGTTATGTCGACTTGATCCGGGAGAAAGAGGACGATATCCGGAATGATTACAGGATTGCCTTGTATCGTGGGAGTGGCTTCCATCCCTATCGCGATGAGAACGGTCTCTTCGAAGCTTGCATAAAAGGGGTAGAACTGACCGGACATCTGATACTCGAACTGCGTGACGGGGAGTTGAGGCGGTATGCGTTCAAGGAGGTGACTATGGTACATACTGATGCTGACTTGAATTTGTAA
- a CDS encoding RNA polymerase sigma-70 factor has product MEFEDLYKRFYRKSFLFTMSYIHNEMAAEDIASEVLIRLWTEIRRGGINNPDAFLLTLLKNRSLDYLKHEAVKEEAFSNMKTAHQEELDMRISMLESCDPEEVFTTEIQLIIRNTLATFPEQTQLIFEMSRFDNKTNKEIADKLKLSVKSVEYHITKVLKALRISLKDYLPLFYFFFFFK; this is encoded by the coding sequence ATGGAGTTTGAAGATCTTTATAAACGATTTTATAGGAAATCATTCCTTTTTACGATGTCGTATATACATAATGAGATGGCTGCGGAAGATATTGCATCTGAGGTGCTTATCCGGTTGTGGACAGAGATTAGAAGGGGAGGTATAAACAATCCGGATGCTTTCCTGTTGACTCTTTTGAAAAATAGATCACTCGATTATCTGAAACATGAGGCTGTGAAAGAGGAAGCTTTCAGTAATATGAAGACAGCTCATCAGGAAGAACTGGATATGCGTATCTCCATGCTGGAATCCTGTGATCCGGAAGAGGTTTTTACGACAGAGATACAACTGATCATCCGTAATACACTTGCTACTTTTCCGGAACAGACTCAACTTATTTTCGAAATGAGTCGCTTTGATAATAAAACAAATAAAGAAATAGCAGACAAACTGAAGCTTAGTGTGAAAAGTGTTGAATATCATATAACCAAAGTATTGAAGGCTTTACGTATAAGTCTTAAAGACTATCTTCCTTTATTTTATTTCTTCTTTTTTTTCAAATAA
- a CDS encoding UvrD-helicase domain-containing protein has protein sequence MLTVYRASAGAGKTHKLTGEYLTLLFAGPGAYRRILAVTFTNKATDEMKSRIVEELYNLSSGRKSDYVESLCSTYSLTEEQVRKQAAKILIDILHDYSAFNISTIDRFFQQTMRAFTREIGLQGGYGIEMDQELVLTTAVDNLLADLEKPESKELLGWLLRFAEDKIENGGEWNLRKDIMSLSREVFKESYKASSEEVAKDIRDKEALENYKNELFGIIRSVEAEAKRLGESGLALLSKYAIRTTDFKGGSRSPLTLLDRLAKGEMKEPTATFIGLADNLEGCFTKTTPLGTRQIIGCVFEEGLNDCIKKIIALFSNLTAYNTAREIVRYYYTLGILTDVSRQIASYREDKNVMLIADTTELLNKVIGGSDAPFIYEKTGTHVDHYMIDEFQDTSGMQWNNFRPLIEESLAHDRTNLIVGDVKQSIYRFRNSDWKLLDQQVQADFPAEEVCEETLKENWRSCRNIVEFNNTFFTALPGVLQSVYNETLLTSSLSEEQRNAYLTKIMSAYTKSYQQVPPPFQQKDGHVKIEFLTGDEEKDWKEEALERLPGVVEQLQDNGYALKDIAILVRTNMEGAMVADKLLSYKEANPSDRYHYDIISDEALFVSGSPAVRFMIALLRYLRNPEDKINEQTALYSYRILKGAEEEVNHSVAYSVNTSENVFPPEMVAELQALSRQSLYEISEGLFRLFSGDFQANEQVFVQAFLDMVSEYTQKESADLSRFLKWWDETGYRKTIATPDAQNAIRILTVHKSKGLGFKVVIIPFGDWEIDHKPSKPVILWCKPETKPFNRLHLVPVRYSQSLGNTIFAEDYFRERLHAFIDNLNTLYVAFTRSKDELIVFAPRPKKIKEETGEIEKISSMADALWAGLYVEVYDTHEGDTLVSLPSSFDTRAGVFELGSWWHPSAAKSDEDSPEEITMARINSISPDDRLQLRLHGKGFFFDNARRKHGTLMHEVLSQIRTRKDIPSAVGSYRLAGIINKEEAESLVIRLEELLNTPEVFPWYDGTARVLNEVDILFGKGLSKRPDRVMISDDKVIVIDYKFGEIQDKRHHNQVKNYMKLINQMGYERVEGCLWYVELEKIEAIKN, from the coding sequence ATGCTGACTGTTTACAGAGCTTCGGCCGGAGCGGGTAAGACCCATAAACTGACCGGTGAATACCTGACCCTATTGTTTGCCGGGCCGGGCGCTTATCGTCGTATCCTGGCGGTAACATTTACCAACAAGGCTACCGATGAGATGAAAAGCCGTATTGTAGAGGAACTTTACAATCTCTCGTCCGGCCGGAAGTCCGACTATGTGGAATCATTGTGTTCCACCTATTCATTGACAGAAGAACAGGTACGTAAACAGGCAGCCAAGATATTGATCGATATCCTTCACGATTATTCAGCGTTCAATATAAGTACGATCGACCGCTTTTTCCAGCAGACCATGCGGGCCTTTACCCGTGAGATCGGTTTGCAGGGCGGTTACGGAATCGAGATGGACCAGGAGCTGGTGCTGACTACCGCTGTCGATAATCTGCTGGCAGATTTGGAGAAACCGGAAAGTAAGGAACTGCTGGGCTGGTTGCTTCGTTTTGCCGAGGATAAAATAGAGAACGGCGGAGAATGGAACCTCCGCAAAGACATTATGTCACTGAGCCGTGAAGTCTTTAAAGAAAGCTATAAAGCTTCCAGTGAAGAAGTGGCGAAAGATATCCGTGACAAGGAAGCACTCGAAAACTATAAAAATGAACTGTTCGGTATTATCCGTTCGGTAGAGGCTGAAGCGAAACGGTTAGGTGAAAGCGGACTGGCGTTGCTCAGTAAGTATGCCATCCGTACAACCGATTTTAAAGGAGGAAGCCGTTCTCCGCTTACCTTGCTGGACCGGCTGGCTAAAGGCGAAATGAAAGAGCCGACCGCAACTTTTATCGGTCTGGCTGATAACCTGGAGGGCTGTTTCACTAAAACGACTCCGCTGGGGACGCGCCAGATTATCGGCTGCGTATTTGAAGAGGGGCTGAATGATTGCATCAAGAAGATCATCGCCCTATTCTCCAACCTGACTGCTTATAATACCGCTCGCGAAATTGTCCGTTATTATTATACATTGGGAATCCTGACGGATGTCTCCCGTCAGATCGCCTCTTACCGCGAAGATAAGAATGTCATGCTGATCGCCGATACGACGGAACTGTTGAATAAGGTGATCGGCGGAAGCGATGCCCCGTTTATCTATGAGAAGACCGGTACGCATGTGGATCATTATATGATCGACGAGTTCCAGGATACCAGCGGCATGCAATGGAATAACTTCCGTCCGCTGATAGAAGAAAGCCTGGCGCATGACCGTACCAACCTGATTGTGGGGGACGTGAAGCAGAGTATCTACCGTTTCCGTAACTCCGACTGGAAACTGCTGGACCAGCAGGTGCAGGCAGACTTCCCGGCAGAGGAAGTGTGCGAAGAAACATTGAAAGAGAACTGGCGCAGTTGCCGGAATATCGTAGAATTTAATAATACATTTTTTACCGCTCTCCCCGGTGTCCTGCAAAGCGTTTACAATGAAACGCTGCTGACCTCCTCGTTGAGTGAAGAGCAGCGCAATGCTTATCTGACGAAGATCATGTCCGCTTATACGAAAAGTTATCAGCAGGTACCTCCGCCTTTTCAGCAGAAAGACGGTCATGTGAAGATTGAGTTCCTGACCGGTGATGAAGAGAAAGACTGGAAGGAGGAAGCCCTGGAACGTCTGCCCGGTGTGGTCGAACAGTTGCAGGATAACGGCTATGCCTTGAAGGATATCGCTATTCTGGTCCGGACCAATATGGAAGGAGCGATGGTGGCGGATAAGCTGCTATCCTATAAGGAAGCCAATCCGTCCGACCGCTATCATTATGATATAATCTCCGATGAAGCCCTGTTTGTCAGTGGATCGCCGGCTGTCCGTTTTATGATTGCCCTGCTTCGTTATCTGCGGAACCCGGAAGATAAGATCAACGAACAGACTGCCTTGTATTCTTACCGGATCCTGAAAGGGGCGGAAGAAGAGGTGAACCATTCGGTAGCTTATTCCGTCAACACATCCGAAAATGTATTTCCTCCGGAGATGGTTGCTGAGTTACAAGCTCTTTCCCGTCAGTCGTTGTATGAAATATCGGAAGGACTTTTCCGTCTCTTCTCCGGCGATTTTCAGGCGAATGAGCAAGTCTTTGTTCAGGCATTCCTCGATATGGTATCCGAGTATACCCAGAAAGAAAGTGCCGACCTGAGCCGCTTCCTTAAATGGTGGGATGAAACGGGATATCGTAAAACAATAGCGACTCCGGATGCACAGAATGCTATCCGTATCCTGACCGTCCATAAATCGAAAGGTTTGGGATTCAAAGTTGTTATTATCCCCTTTGGCGACTGGGAGATAGACCATAAACCCAGCAAGCCGGTTATCCTGTGGTGCAAACCCGAAACGAAACCGTTCAACCGGCTGCATCTGGTACCTGTCCGTTATAGTCAGTCGCTGGGTAATACCATCTTTGCGGAAGATTATTTCCGTGAACGTCTGCATGCCTTTATCGATAACCTGAATACGCTGTACGTAGCTTTCACCCGTTCCAAAGACGAACTGATCGTGTTTGCTCCCCGCCCGAAAAAGATTAAAGAGGAAACCGGTGAGATTGAAAAGATCTCTTCCATGGCAGACGCTTTATGGGCAGGTCTGTACGTGGAAGTATACGATACCCATGAAGGAGATACACTGGTCTCTTTGCCATCTTCTTTCGATACCCGGGCAGGTGTTTTTGAATTGGGTAGCTGGTGGCATCCTTCTGCAGCCAAATCGGATGAAGACAGTCCGGAAGAGATCACGATGGCACGTATCAATTCGATTTCCCCTGACGACCGTCTGCAGCTCCGTTTGCATGGAAAAGGCTTTTTCTTCGATAATGCCCGCCGCAAGCACGGCACATTGATGCACGAAGTACTGAGCCAGATACGTACCCGGAAAGATATCCCCTCTGCTGTCGGAAGCTACCGCCTGGCAGGTATCATAAACAAGGAGGAAGCCGAATCTTTGGTTATCCGTCTGGAAGAGTTGCTGAATACACCGGAAGTTTTCCCCTGGTACGACGGTACGGCGCGTGTATTGAATGAAGTCGATATCCTCTTCGGTAAAGGACTCTCCAAACGTCCCGACCGGGTCATGATATCGGATGATAAAGTGATCGTAATAGACTATAAATTCGGAGAGATACAGGATAAACGCCATCATAACCAGGTAAAGAATTATATGAAACTGATCAACCAAATGGGATACGAGAGGGTAGAAGGTTGCCTCTGGTACGTGGAGCTAGAGAAAATAGAGGCAATTAAAAATTGA
- a CDS encoding phosphatidylserine decarboxylase family protein produces the protein MKVHKEGTGLLLTLFTVLFVVNVALYHTVGKGILFYTVATISTILFLLILNFFRSPFRRFPYDSEGLVIAPADGTIVAIEEVMENEILHRQCLQISIFMSVFNVHANWFPVNGTVKHVSHNNGRFMAAYLPKSSTENERSAVVITTKNGVDVLARQIAGALARRIVTYAKVGEKCHVDEQMGFIKFGSRVDVYLPVGTEVLIEMDQKVTGNQTPIARLSKCPCE, from the coding sequence ATGAAAGTACATAAAGAAGGGACTGGCCTGTTACTTACGTTGTTTACGGTATTATTTGTCGTGAATGTCGCATTATACCATACCGTGGGTAAGGGGATACTGTTCTATACTGTTGCTACGATTTCAACCATTCTTTTTCTGCTGATCCTGAATTTCTTCCGTAGTCCGTTCCGCCGTTTTCCTTATGATTCCGAAGGATTGGTGATCGCACCTGCCGACGGTACGATCGTGGCGATTGAGGAAGTGATGGAGAACGAGATCCTTCATAGGCAATGTTTGCAGATATCTATCTTTATGTCCGTGTTCAATGTGCATGCCAACTGGTTTCCGGTAAACGGGACGGTGAAACATGTCTCTCACAATAACGGACGATTCATGGCAGCATATTTACCGAAGAGCAGTACCGAGAATGAACGATCGGCTGTTGTCATTACTACCAAGAACGGAGTGGATGTGCTGGCACGTCAGATTGCAGGGGCACTTGCCCGACGTATTGTCACCTATGCCAAGGTTGGAGAAAAATGTCATGTGGATGAACAGATGGGTTTTATCAAGTTCGGGTCGCGTGTAGATGTTTATTTGCCGGTAGGGACAGAAGTGCTGATCGAAATGGATCAGAAGGTAACCGGTAACCAGACACCGATCGCGCGGTTAAGCAAATGCCCGTGTGAATAG
- a CDS encoding translation initiation factor translates to MKNNDWKDRLGVMYSTNPDFQYHTGDEEEEDTLPKEKQLLRISLDKRNRGGKAVTLVTGFRGMTDDLEALGKFLKVKCGVGGSAKDGEIIVQGDLRQKVLEILQKEGYTKSRVI, encoded by the coding sequence ATGAAGAATAATGACTGGAAAGACCGTTTGGGGGTGATGTATTCTACCAATCCGGATTTTCAATATCATACAGGAGATGAGGAAGAGGAAGATACACTTCCCAAAGAAAAGCAATTGTTACGTATTTCACTGGATAAACGCAATCGGGGAGGTAAAGCCGTAACATTGGTTACTGGCTTTCGCGGCATGACCGACGATCTGGAAGCATTGGGCAAATTCCTGAAGGTCAAATGCGGTGTCGGAGGTTCAGCTAAAGACGGCGAGATCATCGTACAAGGTGATCTGCGTCAGAAAGTGCTTGAGATATTACAAAAGGAAGGCTACACGAAAAGCCGCGTCATATAA
- a CDS encoding DUF4834 family protein — translation MFKFLFVMFFFFILLVFLMGFSILRTFKNMLFGSGSSNTKKGEQRRQTSSYSSGQHHSNTAEDDYISVNRKKIFTKDEGEYVDFEEVK, via the coding sequence ATGTTTAAGTTTTTGTTTGTAATGTTTTTCTTCTTCATCCTGTTAGTGTTCCTGATGGGATTCTCTATTCTGCGTACATTTAAGAATATGTTGTTCGGTAGTGGAAGCAGTAATACAAAGAAAGGGGAACAGCGTCGTCAGACAAGCAGTTACTCTAGCGGGCAACATCATTCGAATACGGCTGAAGATGATTATATCTCGGTCAACCGCAAGAAGATCTTTACAAAAGACGAAGGCGAGTACGTTGACTTCGAAGAAGTGAAGTAA
- a CDS encoding YraN family protein: MAEQNDLGKDGEARARDYLIRQGYTILHTNWRWHHYELDIVAMKEGELIVVEVKTRSEDYLLSPEEAVDNKKIRRIVAAADAYVRYFNLEMPVRFDIITLVKGKEGFQIEHIDDAFYAPCR, translated from the coding sequence ATGGCTGAACAAAACGATTTAGGGAAAGATGGTGAAGCGAGGGCACGCGACTATTTGATCCGCCAGGGTTATACGATTTTGCATACCAATTGGAGATGGCATCATTACGAACTGGATATTGTTGCCATGAAAGAGGGGGAACTGATTGTCGTCGAGGTGAAAACGCGTTCGGAAGATTACCTTCTGTCGCCGGAAGAAGCCGTAGACAATAAAAAGATCAGGCGTATTGTAGCTGCGGCAGATGCTTATGTCCGGTATTTTAATCTGGAAATGCCGGTTCGTTTCGATATCATCACCCTGGTCAAAGGAAAAGAGGGGTTTCAGATCGAACATATCGATGATGCTTTCTACGCCCCTTGCCGATAA
- a CDS encoding nucleoside deaminase — MNPFNDEYFMKQALVEARAAADEGEVPVGAVVVCNNQIIARAHNQTERLNDPTAHAEMLAITAAVSVLGAKYLTGCSLYVTVEPCIMCAGAIGWSQLSTIVYGASDEKRGYQAYAPKAFHPKAVVKKGVMEKECTEEMQKFFRQRR, encoded by the coding sequence ATGAATCCATTTAACGACGAATATTTCATGAAACAGGCACTGGTGGAAGCGCGTGCTGCCGCTGACGAAGGAGAAGTGCCCGTAGGAGCCGTGGTCGTATGTAACAACCAGATCATAGCCCGTGCCCATAACCAGACGGAACGGCTGAACGACCCGACTGCACATGCGGAGATGCTTGCCATTACGGCTGCCGTCAGTGTATTAGGAGCAAAATATCTGACCGGATGCAGTCTGTATGTGACGGTTGAACCCTGTATTATGTGTGCAGGAGCCATCGGCTGGTCGCAACTGAGTACGATCGTATACGGCGCGAGTGATGAGAAAAGAGGATACCAGGCATATGCCCCGAAAGCATTCCATCCAAAAGCTGTCGTAAAAAAAGGTGTGATGGAGAAAGAGTGTACGGAAGAGATGCAGAAATTCTTCCGGCAGAGAAGATAG
- the fic gene encoding protein adenylyltransferase Fic — MTNNAKISIRFFNDREVRAVWDEDNNKWWFSVLDIVAVLMGHDDYTKTRNYWKYLKSKLKREKNELVSTTNQLKLAAADGKKYLTDTLDSEGVISLAKYFPNNKATKFLDWFTYSDNSIDGQSKKKAYSFFESNLISEAEVGTAKSLQKIHAYLFGGLYDFAGQIRQKNISKGGFQFAVSHFLGSTLRLIEEMPENTFEEIVDKYVEMNIAHPFMEGNGRSTRIWLDLLFKKHLKQCVDWSLINKKDYLNAMVKSSTDSTLLKHLLKNALTDKINDRELFMKGIDYSYYYEENE, encoded by the coding sequence ATGACCAATAATGCTAAAATATCGATCCGCTTTTTTAACGACCGCGAAGTTCGTGCTGTTTGGGATGAAGATAATAACAAATGGTGGTTTTCTGTTTTAGATATTGTTGCTGTCTTAATGGGACATGATGACTATACGAAGACAAGGAACTATTGGAAATATCTCAAAAGTAAACTTAAAAGAGAAAAAAACGAGTTGGTTAGTACGACTAACCAACTGAAATTAGCAGCAGCGGATGGTAAAAAGTATTTGACTGATACGCTTGATAGTGAAGGCGTAATCTCCCTTGCCAAATATTTTCCTAATAATAAGGCGACTAAATTCCTCGATTGGTTTACCTACAGCGACAATAGCATTGACGGGCAAAGTAAGAAAAAGGCCTATTCTTTCTTTGAAAGTAATCTGATCAGCGAAGCGGAAGTCGGTACGGCAAAGAGCTTGCAAAAAATCCATGCCTACTTGTTTGGCGGGTTGTATGATTTTGCAGGTCAGATCAGGCAAAAGAATATATCGAAAGGGGGCTTTCAGTTTGCCGTATCCCATTTTCTGGGGAGTACATTAAGGCTGATAGAGGAAATGCCCGAAAATACATTTGAGGAAATAGTCGATAAATACGTAGAAATGAACATTGCTCATCCTTTTATGGAAGGCAACGGACGGAGTACGCGGATATGGTTGGATTTACTTTTTAAGAAGCATTTGAAACAATGTGTAGACTGGAGCCTGATCAATAAGAAAGACTATTTGAATGCCATGGTAAAAAGCTCTACTGACAGTACCTTGTTGAAGCATTTACTGAAGAATGCTTTGACCGACAAGATAAATGACCGTGAACTATTTATGAAAGGAATTGATTATTCCTATTATTACGAAGAAAACGAATAA
- the pssA gene encoding CDP-diacylglycerol--serine O-phosphatidyltransferase, giving the protein MNIRKHIPNTITCMSLVSGCIATVMALQGNLLWAAIWIIIAAVFDFMDGFAARLLKAYSPMGKELDSLSDMVSFGVAPGMIVFWMLSQAGLPLGEIGRYIPYLAFVIPAFSGLRLAKFNIDERQTTSFIGMPVPAHALFWASAGYSLAPLAQVKPVLFIVVTLVVALATSLLLVSEIPMFSLKIKSVAWKGNERRYILVGCAVLFVALFGMLGIAGTILLYILLSIFNKR; this is encoded by the coding sequence ATGAATATTAGAAAACATATACCCAATACAATTACTTGCATGAGTCTTGTATCAGGTTGCATCGCTACAGTGATGGCTTTGCAGGGTAATTTGTTGTGGGCAGCCATATGGATCATCATTGCTGCCGTTTTTGATTTCATGGACGGTTTTGCAGCCCGTTTGCTGAAAGCCTATTCCCCGATGGGAAAGGAACTCGATTCCTTGTCGGATATGGTCAGTTTCGGAGTCGCACCCGGTATGATCGTATTTTGGATGCTCAGCCAGGCCGGTCTTCCGTTGGGAGAAATCGGTCGTTATATTCCTTATTTGGCTTTCGTGATCCCGGCTTTCTCCGGTCTGCGTTTGGCGAAGTTCAATATTGATGAACGGCAAACAACATCGTTTATCGGTATGCCGGTTCCTGCGCATGCGCTGTTCTGGGCTTCTGCCGGATATTCTCTGGCTCCGTTGGCACAGGTAAAGCCTGTGTTGTTCATTGTGGTTACCCTGGTGGTAGCGTTGGCTACCTCTTTATTGCTTGTATCTGAAATTCCGATGTTCTCGTTGAAGATTAAGTCGGTTGCATGGAAAGGTAATGAAAGACGCTATATATTAGTAGGTTGTGCTGTCCTGTTCGTTGCCTTGTTCGGCATGCTGGGTATAGCCGGAACCATTCTCCTCTATATCCTCTTGTCTATTTTTAACAAAAGATAG